A genomic window from Pseudonocardia broussonetiae includes:
- a CDS encoding ZIP family metal transporter has translation MTERTESTTAQPERGEADPRPGEPVGTGDGRGVGNAAGNRAVRLPVWVLGVAVTAVIGLVLGVLAVFGAGTLPERAGPPIEELAVERTVLSPGVIELTVRNIGPDPVQVSQVFVNDAFVGFTGGGEPLERLRSTTLVLDYPWSDGSPYVVSMLTSTGLVIEHEIAAGVTTPPADADFFGRMVLIGTYIGIIPVLLGMLFLPVLRQARGRSVKILLALSVGVLVYLAIDATFEGFELAAGGAVFGGGLLVILGAAFAYLVLMGVDRWLRSRTAAARRDDAAGGMRLALLIAIGIGLHNMAEGLVIGSAYAVGELALGAALIIGFVINNVTEGVAIVAPLTDRRPTWLALLGLGLVAGAPAILGAVIGGAVNNPALAAVLFGLGIGAIAQVVVQILPSLREHGSRAFDARVLGGLALGVLLMYGTSLFSAA, from the coding sequence GTGACCGAACGCACTGAGTCCACGACCGCCCAGCCGGAGCGCGGCGAGGCCGATCCCCGCCCGGGCGAGCCCGTCGGCACCGGCGATGGCCGGGGGGTCGGGAACGCGGCCGGCAACCGCGCGGTGCGGCTGCCGGTCTGGGTGCTCGGTGTGGCGGTCACGGCCGTGATCGGCCTCGTGCTGGGCGTGCTGGCCGTGTTCGGCGCCGGGACGCTGCCCGAGCGGGCCGGGCCGCCCATCGAGGAGCTGGCCGTCGAGCGCACCGTGCTCTCGCCGGGCGTCATCGAGCTGACCGTCCGCAACATCGGCCCGGACCCGGTGCAGGTCAGCCAGGTCTTCGTCAACGACGCCTTCGTCGGGTTCACCGGCGGCGGCGAACCTCTGGAGCGGCTCCGCAGCACCACGCTGGTCCTGGACTATCCGTGGTCGGACGGAAGCCCCTACGTCGTGTCGATGTTGACCTCGACCGGGCTGGTGATCGAACACGAGATCGCGGCCGGGGTTACCACCCCGCCCGCGGACGCCGACTTCTTCGGCCGGATGGTCCTGATCGGGACCTACATCGGCATCATCCCGGTGCTCCTGGGGATGCTGTTCCTCCCGGTGCTGCGCCAGGCGCGCGGCCGGTCGGTCAAGATCCTGCTGGCACTCAGCGTCGGCGTGCTGGTCTACCTCGCCATCGACGCCACCTTCGAGGGATTCGAGCTGGCCGCCGGCGGCGCCGTATTCGGGGGCGGCCTGCTGGTCATCCTGGGCGCCGCGTTCGCCTACCTGGTGCTGATGGGCGTGGACCGCTGGCTGCGCTCCCGCACCGCGGCCGCCCGCCGCGACGACGCGGCGGGCGGGATGCGGCTGGCGCTGCTGATCGCCATCGGGATCGGGCTGCACAACATGGCCGAGGGCCTGGTGATCGGCTCGGCCTACGCCGTGGGCGAGCTCGCCCTGGGCGCGGCGCTGATCATCGGTTTCGTCATCAACAACGTCACCGAGGGCGTCGCGATCGTCGCGCCGCTGACCGACCGGCGACCGACATGGCTCGCGCTGCTCGGGCTCGGGCTGGTCGCCGGCGCCCCGGCCATCCTCGGCGCGGTGATCGGTGGAGCCGTGAACAACCCAGCCCTGGCCGCGGTGCTGTTCGGCCTCGGGATCGGCGCCATCGCGCAGGTCGTCGTACAGATCCTGCCCAGCCTGCGCGAACATGGCAGCCGCGCGTTCGACGCCCGTGTCCTCGGGGGGCTCGCGTTGGGGGTGCTGCTGATGTACGGCACGAGCCTGTTCTCGGCGGCATGA
- a CDS encoding DivIVA domain-containing protein, translated as MPVLPEEITNQSFRRRWRGYDPDRVDGFLARVGSDYVGAIDQVATVADDGARARSERDEMTGRLDALTRDVRKAGEQIRADADADAAAIRARAERAAELILAQAEDAAAACGRQAQALRAAAQADADAARQRLEHADQRARQLEDAARDRWDAVRVQTEARFEQLQIAERRFADRARQVETALAGLRNQVGLLEQVQRAEQLLASVRTGDADSADDHS; from the coding sequence ATGCCGGTCCTTCCCGAGGAGATCACCAACCAGTCGTTCCGCCGCCGCTGGCGTGGCTACGACCCCGACCGGGTCGACGGGTTCCTGGCCCGGGTCGGCTCCGACTACGTGGGCGCCATCGACCAGGTCGCCACCGTCGCCGACGACGGTGCCCGGGCCCGCAGCGAACGCGACGAGATGACGGGCCGCCTCGACGCCCTGACCCGCGACGTCCGCAAGGCAGGCGAGCAGATCCGCGCCGATGCCGACGCCGATGCCGCCGCGATCCGGGCCCGTGCCGAGCGGGCGGCCGAGCTCATCCTCGCCCAGGCCGAGGATGCCGCCGCCGCATGCGGCAGGCAGGCCCAGGCACTGCGCGCCGCGGCCCAGGCCGACGCCGACGCCGCCCGGCAGCGCCTCGAGCACGCCGACCAGCGGGCGCGGCAGCTCGAGGACGCCGCCCGGGACCGCTGGGACGCCGTCCGCGTCCAGACCGAGGCCCGCTTCGAGCAGCTGCAGATCGCCGAGCGCCGCTTCGCCGACCGCGCCCGGCAGGTGGAGACGGCGCTGGCCGGGCTGCGCAACCAGGTCGGCCTGCTCGAGCAGGTCCAGCGCGCCGAGCAGCTCCTCGCGTCGGTGCGCACCGGGGACGCGGACAGCGCTGATGATCACTCCTGA
- a CDS encoding metal-dependent transcriptional regulator, whose protein sequence is MADSSDGRVPGCCVLALSDSVENYLKALHAVAREAEPVTTSRVAARLGVSPPSVSAMMARLAAAGLVIRLGRRFELTEHGARHAQAIVRRHRLLETFLDRMLGVPWDEVHAEAELLEHALSDRLADRIASALGDPRHDPHGAPIPPRDGSYREDWPDPLSTAPVGSRFRVERVSGRHGTQLRYLGDLGIRPGVTLLVEERAPFGGPLWVSVDGRRHGLGEPLTHRIHGVVDTGHDQRGSTADDAMGPGSEAGQRGAGRRASYPDRSDRVLADALDRCVPPREGDQQMSVRPLAAPTDRTTP, encoded by the coding sequence ATGGCCGACAGCTCCGACGGGCGAGTTCCCGGGTGTTGCGTGCTCGCGCTGTCCGATTCCGTCGAGAACTACCTCAAGGCGCTGCACGCGGTAGCACGTGAGGCCGAACCGGTGACCACCTCACGGGTGGCGGCACGGCTCGGTGTGTCGCCACCGTCGGTATCGGCGATGATGGCGCGGCTCGCCGCGGCCGGGCTGGTGATCCGCCTCGGCCGCAGGTTCGAGCTCACCGAGCACGGAGCGCGCCACGCCCAGGCGATCGTCCGACGGCACCGTCTGTTGGAGACCTTTCTCGACCGCATGCTGGGCGTCCCATGGGACGAGGTCCATGCCGAGGCCGAGCTGCTCGAACACGCGCTCAGCGATCGGCTCGCCGACCGGATCGCCTCCGCGCTCGGCGATCCCCGCCACGACCCGCACGGCGCCCCAATCCCACCCAGGGACGGCAGCTACCGCGAGGACTGGCCCGATCCGCTGTCCACCGCTCCGGTGGGATCCCGCTTCCGGGTCGAGCGGGTCTCCGGACGCCACGGCACGCAGTTGCGCTACCTCGGCGACCTGGGTATCCGGCCCGGCGTCACGCTCCTGGTCGAGGAGCGCGCACCCTTCGGAGGGCCGCTGTGGGTGTCGGTGGACGGCCGCCGCCACGGGCTCGGAGAGCCCCTCACCCACCGGATCCACGGGGTGGTCGATACCGGCCACGACCAGCGGGGTTCCACCGCCGACGACGCCATGGGGCCCGGCAGCGAGGCGGGTCAGCGCGGCGCGGGCCGTCGCGCTTCGTACCCCGACCGATCCGACCGCGTCCTGGCCGACGCCCTGGACCGCTGCGTTCCGCCCAGAGAAGGAGACCAGCAGATGAGCGTTCGCCCGCTCGCCGCGCCGACGGACAGGACCACCCCGTGA
- a CDS encoding heavy metal translocating P-type ATPase — translation MTDTAVAERDAAGSSEPALDFAVRGMTCGSCANRVQRTLNKQPGVARAEVNFATATAHVVLAEEPADPATLTAAVAKAGYELRTQGGSGRNSSAVTVAAPKAPAGEVRAAQPAEEDTLDDEEATAQRAWWWRVIVAWPLGLATMAIAFWPGVMDLPWAPWAQLALATPVQFVVGWPFLVGAARRARRLSANMDTLIAIGTLAAYTFSLVVLLRGGTELYFETAALLIAFLVLGRYFEVRAKRRAGKAIRALLELGAKEARVVRDGVEVMVPADQVRVGDLLRIRPGEKVPTDGEVVDGSSSVDESMLTGESVPVDKAPGASVAGATVNTSGVLTVRATAVGGDTALAQIVSLVSAAQAGKGQAQRLADRISAVFVPTVIVIALATFAAWWLLAGDPVTGLIAAVAVLIVACPCALGLATPVAIMVGTGRGASLGILIKGVEVLERTRKITTVVFDKTGTLTRGDMALTDTEPGAGTDPVELLRRAGAVEADSEHPIGQAIAAAARAAAPLPAVTGFSAVAGHGVRAEVEGTTVWVGRRKMLAEAGLVLPDELAATAGRLEEQGRTAVFAGWDGQVRGVLAVADTLKDGAADTVAELHRMGLKVAMITGDNARTAAAIAKRVGIDTVLAEVLPADKQTEVARLQAAGEVVAMVGDGVNDAPALVAADLGIAIGTGTDVAIESSDLTLMRADLGGVPTAIRLSRRTYRTILQNLGWAFGYNVALIPLAALGLLNPIFAGAAMGFSSVSVVANSLRLLRFRDPRPRTAPASSEPVVSEPVTSEPGGADYVRVHLRDGGWVEGYRRASTVTDDRVLLLDPVAAGDRPGAAARPPRPREAFLPACDTERIESLAAPSNRGA, via the coding sequence ATGACTGACACCGCGGTCGCCGAGCGCGACGCCGCCGGGTCGTCCGAGCCCGCCCTGGACTTCGCGGTACGCGGGATGACCTGCGGGTCGTGCGCGAACCGGGTGCAGCGCACCCTGAACAAGCAGCCCGGCGTGGCCCGCGCCGAGGTCAACTTCGCCACCGCGACCGCCCATGTGGTGCTCGCCGAGGAGCCCGCCGACCCGGCGACCCTCACCGCCGCCGTCGCGAAGGCGGGCTACGAGCTGCGGACGCAGGGTGGCTCGGGACGAAACAGCTCCGCGGTCACCGTCGCCGCACCCAAGGCGCCGGCCGGTGAGGTGCGCGCCGCACAACCCGCCGAGGAGGACACCCTCGACGACGAGGAGGCCACAGCGCAGCGGGCCTGGTGGTGGCGCGTGATCGTGGCGTGGCCGCTGGGCCTGGCGACGATGGCCATCGCGTTCTGGCCGGGTGTCATGGACCTGCCGTGGGCGCCGTGGGCCCAGCTGGCGCTGGCCACCCCGGTGCAGTTCGTGGTCGGCTGGCCGTTCCTCGTCGGAGCCGCCCGACGGGCCCGACGACTGTCGGCCAACATGGACACCCTGATCGCGATCGGCACCCTCGCCGCCTACACCTTCTCGCTGGTCGTGCTCCTGCGCGGCGGCACAGAGCTGTACTTCGAGACCGCGGCGCTGTTGATCGCGTTCCTGGTGCTGGGCCGCTACTTCGAGGTCCGGGCCAAGCGCCGTGCGGGCAAGGCGATCCGGGCGTTGCTGGAGCTGGGGGCCAAGGAGGCGCGGGTCGTCCGCGACGGGGTCGAGGTGATGGTCCCCGCCGACCAGGTCCGGGTCGGGGATCTGCTGCGGATCCGGCCGGGGGAGAAGGTGCCCACCGACGGCGAGGTCGTCGACGGGTCCTCCTCGGTGGACGAGTCGATGCTGACCGGCGAGTCGGTGCCCGTCGACAAGGCCCCGGGTGCGAGCGTCGCCGGGGCGACGGTGAACACCAGCGGGGTGCTCACCGTCCGGGCCACCGCCGTCGGCGGTGACACCGCGCTCGCGCAGATCGTCTCGCTGGTCTCGGCGGCGCAGGCCGGCAAGGGCCAGGCGCAGCGGTTGGCCGACCGGATCTCGGCGGTCTTCGTGCCCACCGTGATCGTGATCGCGCTGGCCACGTTCGCCGCGTGGTGGCTGCTCGCCGGGGACCCGGTCACGGGTCTGATCGCCGCTGTCGCGGTGTTGATCGTGGCGTGCCCGTGCGCCTTGGGGTTGGCCACCCCGGTGGCGATCATGGTCGGGACCGGGCGGGGCGCGAGCCTGGGCATCCTGATCAAGGGTGTGGAGGTGCTGGAACGCACCCGGAAGATCACCACCGTGGTGTTCGACAAGACCGGCACCCTGACCCGCGGTGACATGGCGCTCACCGACACCGAGCCCGGCGCCGGTACCGACCCGGTGGAGCTGCTGCGCCGGGCCGGGGCGGTGGAGGCCGACAGCGAACACCCGATCGGTCAGGCCATCGCGGCCGCCGCCCGCGCCGCCGCCCCACTGCCGGCCGTCACCGGGTTCTCCGCGGTCGCCGGGCACGGGGTACGGGCCGAGGTCGAGGGCACCACGGTGTGGGTCGGGCGGCGCAAGATGCTCGCCGAGGCCGGGCTCGTCCTGCCCGACGAGCTCGCCGCGACCGCTGGGCGGCTCGAGGAGCAGGGCCGCACCGCGGTGTTCGCCGGCTGGGACGGCCAGGTCCGTGGCGTGCTGGCGGTCGCCGACACCCTCAAGGACGGTGCCGCGGACACCGTCGCCGAGCTGCACCGGATGGGCCTGAAGGTCGCCATGATCACCGGCGACAACGCGCGCACCGCCGCCGCGATCGCGAAGCGGGTGGGCATCGACACCGTGCTGGCCGAGGTGCTGCCCGCGGACAAGCAGACTGAGGTGGCCCGGCTCCAGGCCGCCGGTGAGGTCGTGGCCATGGTCGGCGATGGGGTGAACGACGCCCCGGCGCTGGTGGCCGCCGACCTGGGCATCGCGATCGGCACCGGCACCGACGTCGCGATCGAGTCCTCGGACCTGACCCTGATGCGCGCCGACCTAGGCGGGGTACCGACCGCGATCCGGCTCTCGCGCCGCACGTACCGGACGATCCTGCAGAACCTGGGCTGGGCGTTCGGCTACAACGTGGCGCTGATCCCGCTGGCCGCGCTCGGCCTGCTCAACCCGATCTTCGCCGGGGCGGCCATGGGCTTCTCCTCGGTCAGCGTGGTGGCCAACTCGCTGCGCCTGCTGCGGTTCCGCGACCCCCGCCCCCGCACGGCGCCCGCTTCTTCCGAGCCTGTGGTCTCCGAGCCCGTGACCTCCGAGCCTGGGGGAGCCGACTACGTGCGCGTGCACCTGCGCGACGGCGGCTGGGTCGAGGGGTACCGCCGTGCGTCCACCGTGACCGACGACCGGGTGCTGCTGCTCGATCCCGTCGCGGCTGGTGACCGTCCCGGCGCCGCCGCGCGGCCGCCCCGCCCGCGGGAGGCGTTCCTTCCCGCCTGTGACACCGAGCGCATCGAGTCGCTCGCCGCACCCAGCAACCGCGGAGCCTGA
- a CDS encoding Rieske (2Fe-2S) protein gives MTATPDPTAGPVGEHTRRAVLVGMGATCAAALAGCATGRAEATAPAPGTPVASTSDVPVGGGMILAEYDLVVTQPTTGTFMAFSATCTHLGCLVTTVEGGTINCPCHGSRFAITDGSVTNGPASRPLPAKEIATAGTSIRIA, from the coding sequence ATGACCGCCACGCCCGACCCCACGGCGGGTCCGGTAGGTGAGCACACCCGGCGTGCCGTCCTGGTCGGGATGGGTGCGACCTGTGCCGCGGCGCTGGCCGGATGCGCCACCGGCCGCGCCGAGGCCACCGCCCCGGCACCCGGAACGCCGGTCGCATCAACCTCCGATGTCCCCGTCGGCGGCGGGATGATCCTCGCCGAGTACGACCTCGTCGTGACCCAACCCACGACGGGAACGTTCATGGCCTTCTCCGCGACCTGCACCCACCTGGGCTGCCTCGTCACGACGGTGGAAGGCGGAACCATCAACTGCCCATGCCACGGCAGCAGGTTCGCGATCACCGACGGGTCCGTCACCAACGGCCCGGCGTCTCGACCCCTACCCGCGAAAGAGATCGCCACTGCCGGGACGTCGATCAGGATCGCCTGA
- a CDS encoding multicopper oxidase domain-containing protein, whose amino-acid sequence MTSRRRFLTGAGVALTGAAGVALTGNAFAGPPVPDPVPDMSGMTHGGGVNGPMFAHGATVDHEANGFNPTDTLRDFDMGQTSTMPDGRTLREWSITAVDKEIEVAPGVVFPAWTLNGRIPGPTLRCTEGDRLRVRFTNASEHPHTLHFHGIHPADMDGVPMVGRGVISPGEEFVYEFDAEPFGLHLFHCHVGPLAEHIARGMYGTFIVDPAQGRPPADEMVMVMHGYNTTFDAEGNQLYAVNGIPFHYMNEPVRVRRGELVRVYLVNILEYDPINSFHLHGNFFQYYPTGTSLTPTELTDVIVQAQGQRGICEVTFPTEGMFMFHAHKSEFADLGWMGFFEVTP is encoded by the coding sequence GTGACGTCGCGGCGCAGGTTCTTGACCGGCGCCGGGGTGGCACTGACCGGCGCCGCCGGGGTGGCACTGACCGGCAACGCGTTCGCCGGACCACCCGTCCCCGACCCCGTTCCCGACATGTCCGGTATGACGCATGGGGGCGGTGTCAACGGCCCGATGTTCGCCCACGGCGCGACGGTGGACCACGAGGCGAACGGGTTCAACCCGACTGACACCCTGCGCGACTTCGACATGGGTCAGACCTCGACGATGCCCGACGGGCGGACGTTGCGGGAGTGGTCGATCACCGCGGTCGACAAGGAGATCGAGGTCGCCCCGGGCGTCGTCTTCCCGGCCTGGACGCTCAACGGCCGCATCCCCGGCCCGACGCTGCGCTGCACCGAGGGTGACCGGCTGCGGGTGCGCTTCACCAACGCCTCCGAGCATCCGCACACCCTGCACTTCCACGGCATCCACCCGGCCGACATGGACGGGGTCCCGATGGTCGGCCGCGGGGTGATCTCCCCGGGCGAGGAGTTCGTCTACGAGTTCGACGCCGAACCGTTCGGGCTGCACCTGTTCCACTGCCACGTGGGTCCGCTGGCCGAGCACATCGCCCGCGGCATGTACGGCACCTTCATCGTCGACCCCGCACAGGGTCGGCCACCGGCGGACGAGATGGTCATGGTGATGCACGGCTACAACACCACGTTCGACGCCGAGGGCAACCAGCTCTACGCCGTCAACGGCATCCCGTTCCACTACATGAACGAGCCGGTGCGGGTGCGCCGCGGGGAGCTGGTGCGGGTCTACCTGGTCAACATCCTGGAGTACGACCCGATCAACAGCTTCCACCTGCACGGCAACTTCTTCCAGTACTACCCGACCGGCACCAGCCTGACGCCCACCGAGCTCACCGACGTCATCGTGCAGGCGCAGGGGCAGCGCGGGATCTGCGAGGTCACGTTTCCCACCGAGGGGATGTTCATGTTCCACGCCCACAAGAGTGAGTTCGCCGACCTCGGCTGGATGGGCTTCTTCGAGGTGACCCCGTGA